A window of Equus przewalskii isolate Varuska chromosome 18, EquPr2, whole genome shotgun sequence contains these coding sequences:
- the LOC139076977 gene encoding ral guanine nucleotide dissociation stimulator-like isoform X1 has product MALDRDPEEVRKRTCFCVSLKAGTSAAPRPSREPVRRGSGSQKARRENLWRRCGRWLSSHAPHRWTFGRRSSQSVTQETGQQLSHDALDSTTLQEGKVPHAAKRGQGRLRAENPSPAKSKASRLGWTVQAGTRQKRVEHLVPAFLEGDTAYVHSFLCTYRGFATTRQVLELLFQRYGCVLAYGDEDGGPLDQLKKAISFILGAWLRWYPEDFIQPPDVPSLELLLAYIGLNMPGSELEHRARVLLSRLEQPEHTDAKTEAAAPPKDAEDPEDPAPSLPLGPSPAQSRTGILRATAGSRPSASTGSIPATTLSS; this is encoded by the exons ATGGCCCTCGACAGG GATCCAGAAGAGGTAAGGAAGAGGACTTGTTTCTGCGTCAGTCTCAAAGCTGGGACCTCGGCCGCACCCAGACCCTCTAGGGAGCCTGTGAGACGG GGCTCTGGTTCCCAGAAAGCCCGCAGGGAGAACCTTTGGAGACGTTGTGGACGCTGGCTCAGCTCCCACGCCCCCCACCGCTGGACCTTTGGCAGGAGGTCCTCTCAG AGCGTCACTCAGGAGACGGGCCAGCAGCTGAGCCACGACGCCCTCGACTCCACCACCCTGCAGGAAGGGAAGGTGCCCCACGCTGCCAAGCGAGGCCAGGGCCGGCTCAGG GCTGAAAATCCATCCCCAGCGAAGAGCAAAGCGTCCCGCCTGGGGTGGACCGTCCAGGCTGGAACGCGGCAGAAGCGAGTGGAGCACCTGGTGCCCGCCTTCCTGGAGGGCGACACCGCCTACGTCCACAGCTTCCTGTGCACGTATAGAGGTTTTGCCACCACACGACAGGTGCTGGAGCTTCTGTTTCAAAG ATACGGTTGTGTCCTTGCCTATGGCGATGAGGACGGCGGACCCCTAGACCAACTCAAAAA GGCCATCTCCTTCATTCTGGGCGCCTGGCTCCGATGGTACCCTGAGGATTTTATCCAGCCCCCAGATGTTCCCAGCCTGGAACTGCTCTTGGCCTACATCGGTCTCAATATGCCCGGCTCGGAGCTGGAGCACCGCGCCCGCGTTCTTCTTTCCCGGCTGGAGCAGCCTGAGCACACTGATGCCAAGACTGAGG CTGCAGCTCCACCGAAAGACGCGGAAGACCCTGAAGATCCGGCACCGTCTCTCCCTCTcgggcccagcccagctcagagcCGCACAGGCATCTTGCGAGCCACAGCCGGCTCAAGACCTTCAGCAAGCACTGGCAGCATCCCAGCCACTACCCTCAGCTCCTGA
- the LOC139076977 gene encoding ral guanine nucleotide dissociation stimulator-like isoform X2: MQDPEEVRKRTCFCVSLKAGTSAAPRPSREPVRRGSGSQKARRENLWRRCGRWLSSHAPHRWTFGRRSSQSVTQETGQQLSHDALDSTTLQEGKVPHAAKRGQGRLRAENPSPAKSKASRLGWTVQAGTRQKRVEHLVPAFLEGDTAYVHSFLCTYRGFATTRQVLELLFQRYGCVLAYGDEDGGPLDQLKKAISFILGAWLRWYPEDFIQPPDVPSLELLLAYIGLNMPGSELEHRARVLLSRLEQPEHTDAKTEAAAPPKDAEDPEDPAPSLPLGPSPAQSRTGILRATAGSRPSASTGSIPATTLSS, encoded by the exons ATGCAGGATCCAGAAGAGGTAAGGAAGAGGACTTGTTTCTGCGTCAGTCTCAAAGCTGGGACCTCGGCCGCACCCAGACCCTCTAGGGAGCCTGTGAGACGG GGCTCTGGTTCCCAGAAAGCCCGCAGGGAGAACCTTTGGAGACGTTGTGGACGCTGGCTCAGCTCCCACGCCCCCCACCGCTGGACCTTTGGCAGGAGGTCCTCTCAG AGCGTCACTCAGGAGACGGGCCAGCAGCTGAGCCACGACGCCCTCGACTCCACCACCCTGCAGGAAGGGAAGGTGCCCCACGCTGCCAAGCGAGGCCAGGGCCGGCTCAGG GCTGAAAATCCATCCCCAGCGAAGAGCAAAGCGTCCCGCCTGGGGTGGACCGTCCAGGCTGGAACGCGGCAGAAGCGAGTGGAGCACCTGGTGCCCGCCTTCCTGGAGGGCGACACCGCCTACGTCCACAGCTTCCTGTGCACGTATAGAGGTTTTGCCACCACACGACAGGTGCTGGAGCTTCTGTTTCAAAG ATACGGTTGTGTCCTTGCCTATGGCGATGAGGACGGCGGACCCCTAGACCAACTCAAAAA GGCCATCTCCTTCATTCTGGGCGCCTGGCTCCGATGGTACCCTGAGGATTTTATCCAGCCCCCAGATGTTCCCAGCCTGGAACTGCTCTTGGCCTACATCGGTCTCAATATGCCCGGCTCGGAGCTGGAGCACCGCGCCCGCGTTCTTCTTTCCCGGCTGGAGCAGCCTGAGCACACTGATGCCAAGACTGAGG CTGCAGCTCCACCGAAAGACGCGGAAGACCCTGAAGATCCGGCACCGTCTCTCCCTCTcgggcccagcccagctcagagcCGCACAGGCATCTTGCGAGCCACAGCCGGCTCAAGACCTTCAGCAAGCACTGGCAGCATCCCAGCCACTACCCTCAGCTCCTGA
- the LOC139076977 gene encoding ral guanine nucleotide dissociation stimulator-like isoform X4 produces MQDPEEGSGSQKARRENLWRRCGRWLSSHAPHRWTFGRRSSQSVTQETGQQLSHDALDSTTLQEGKVPHAAKRGQGRLRAENPSPAKSKASRLGWTVQAGTRQKRVEHLVPAFLEGDTAYVHSFLCTYRGFATTRQVLELLFQRYGCVLAYGDEDGGPLDQLKKAISFILGAWLRWYPEDFIQPPDVPSLELLLAYIGLNMPGSELEHRARVLLSRLEQPEHTDAKTEAAAPPKDAEDPEDPAPSLPLGPSPAQSRTGILRATAGSRPSASTGSIPATTLSS; encoded by the exons ATGCAGGATCCAGAAGAG GGCTCTGGTTCCCAGAAAGCCCGCAGGGAGAACCTTTGGAGACGTTGTGGACGCTGGCTCAGCTCCCACGCCCCCCACCGCTGGACCTTTGGCAGGAGGTCCTCTCAG AGCGTCACTCAGGAGACGGGCCAGCAGCTGAGCCACGACGCCCTCGACTCCACCACCCTGCAGGAAGGGAAGGTGCCCCACGCTGCCAAGCGAGGCCAGGGCCGGCTCAGG GCTGAAAATCCATCCCCAGCGAAGAGCAAAGCGTCCCGCCTGGGGTGGACCGTCCAGGCTGGAACGCGGCAGAAGCGAGTGGAGCACCTGGTGCCCGCCTTCCTGGAGGGCGACACCGCCTACGTCCACAGCTTCCTGTGCACGTATAGAGGTTTTGCCACCACACGACAGGTGCTGGAGCTTCTGTTTCAAAG ATACGGTTGTGTCCTTGCCTATGGCGATGAGGACGGCGGACCCCTAGACCAACTCAAAAA GGCCATCTCCTTCATTCTGGGCGCCTGGCTCCGATGGTACCCTGAGGATTTTATCCAGCCCCCAGATGTTCCCAGCCTGGAACTGCTCTTGGCCTACATCGGTCTCAATATGCCCGGCTCGGAGCTGGAGCACCGCGCCCGCGTTCTTCTTTCCCGGCTGGAGCAGCCTGAGCACACTGATGCCAAGACTGAGG CTGCAGCTCCACCGAAAGACGCGGAAGACCCTGAAGATCCGGCACCGTCTCTCCCTCTcgggcccagcccagctcagagcCGCACAGGCATCTTGCGAGCCACAGCCGGCTCAAGACCTTCAGCAAGCACTGGCAGCATCCCAGCCACTACCCTCAGCTCCTGA
- the LOC139076977 gene encoding ral guanine nucleotide dissociation stimulator-like isoform X3, protein MALDRDPEEVRKRTCFCVSLKAGTSAAPRPSREPVRRGSGSQKARRENLWRRCGRWLSSHAPHRWTFGRRSSQSVTQETGQQLSHDALDSTTLQEGKVPHAAKRGQGRLRAENPSPAKSKASRLGWTVQAGTRQKRVEHLVPAFLEGDTAYVHSFLCTYRGFATTRQVLELLFQRAISFILGAWLRWYPEDFIQPPDVPSLELLLAYIGLNMPGSELEHRARVLLSRLEQPEHTDAKTEAAAPPKDAEDPEDPAPSLPLGPSPAQSRTGILRATAGSRPSASTGSIPATTLSS, encoded by the exons ATGGCCCTCGACAGG GATCCAGAAGAGGTAAGGAAGAGGACTTGTTTCTGCGTCAGTCTCAAAGCTGGGACCTCGGCCGCACCCAGACCCTCTAGGGAGCCTGTGAGACGG GGCTCTGGTTCCCAGAAAGCCCGCAGGGAGAACCTTTGGAGACGTTGTGGACGCTGGCTCAGCTCCCACGCCCCCCACCGCTGGACCTTTGGCAGGAGGTCCTCTCAG AGCGTCACTCAGGAGACGGGCCAGCAGCTGAGCCACGACGCCCTCGACTCCACCACCCTGCAGGAAGGGAAGGTGCCCCACGCTGCCAAGCGAGGCCAGGGCCGGCTCAGG GCTGAAAATCCATCCCCAGCGAAGAGCAAAGCGTCCCGCCTGGGGTGGACCGTCCAGGCTGGAACGCGGCAGAAGCGAGTGGAGCACCTGGTGCCCGCCTTCCTGGAGGGCGACACCGCCTACGTCCACAGCTTCCTGTGCACGTATAGAGGTTTTGCCACCACACGACAGGTGCTGGAGCTTCTGTTTCAAAG GGCCATCTCCTTCATTCTGGGCGCCTGGCTCCGATGGTACCCTGAGGATTTTATCCAGCCCCCAGATGTTCCCAGCCTGGAACTGCTCTTGGCCTACATCGGTCTCAATATGCCCGGCTCGGAGCTGGAGCACCGCGCCCGCGTTCTTCTTTCCCGGCTGGAGCAGCCTGAGCACACTGATGCCAAGACTGAGG CTGCAGCTCCACCGAAAGACGCGGAAGACCCTGAAGATCCGGCACCGTCTCTCCCTCTcgggcccagcccagctcagagcCGCACAGGCATCTTGCGAGCCACAGCCGGCTCAAGACCTTCAGCAAGCACTGGCAGCATCCCAGCCACTACCCTCAGCTCCTGA